The sequence AGATTATCGGGCCTCCAAATACTATCTGGATAGCGCGCTCCAGCACTTCAAACCGACAGATGCCAGCTATTCGGCCTTGTCTTCCAAAAAAGAAATATTGGACAGGTACACTGCCAATTATGAATTATTAACGGAAAATGACAGTTTGTTGAGGCTTAGCCAAATGTCTCCAGAAGCGCAGGAAGAGGTTGCCGAAAACTACATTCGTGCCGAAGAGGAACGCTTAATCGCCGAAGCCCAAGCCAAAACCGAGCAAAAGAACTCGGGAATTTTTGATAACCTCTTGGCCTTTGGCGGCAACACTGCTGCTTCTACCTTTTATTTTGACAACCCTACGGCGGTGCAAAAAGGGGAAATAGAATTTTTCAGGAACTGGGGCAATCGAGCCTTGGAAGACAATTGGCGCCGTAAATCCAGTAGTTTTGGGAACACCGTCTCCTCCGTCCCCACCACAACGGACACCACCGCAACAAAGCAAATCAGCCAAGAAGACAGCATTCGAGGTATTCTTCCGAATAAAGAAGCCCTACTGGCCAATATCCCCAAAGACCAGGAAAAGCTGGCGCAGCTAAACGACCAGATGGAAGGAGCCAGACTTGAATTAGGCAAAGTGCTGTTTTTCGATCTTGATAAACCGGACTTGGCCAGGGAGTACCTTACCGACCTGCTCCAATTCCATCCTGATTCTGAGAAAAAATCCGAGGCCTATTACACTTTGTACTTAATCGAGAAAGAAACGGGCGGAAGCACCGCGTACTATGTCAGCAGGCTGAACAATGAATTCCCTGATTCTCCGTTTACAAAATCAGTGAACAATCCCCTCAGTGAAAATTCAGGCACTGCTGCCAATAAAACGGCTGAGGCAAACTATAAAAAGGCCTATCATGCATTCCAGTCAGGAGACTACAACACGGCCAAAAGCCTCACCCAAACCACGCTGGACAACTATCCATTAACCTCTGTAAGCGACAAGTTAATGCTCTTGGACATCATGTTGACAGGAAAACTGGCAGCTGCTGAGCGCTATCAGGAGCGACTTGAAGAGTATATTGAAAATTCGGAAAACCCAGAACTCACAAAAATGGCAAGAAATATGCTAGAAGCATTGACTGGGGAGAAAGCCGAAATGCAGATGACCACTTCCGACACCACTGCCGTCAGTGATTCCTTAAGTGTAACCAAAACGAAGGAAGCCGTTGCCTCGGATAGTTTGGATGTTGAAAAACAAATATATAAGTTAAACAAAGCGCAAACCCATATATTTATTTTGGCCATAGATCCAGAAGTGATCACCGAAACCAAAAATTTAAGTGCAGAATTAGAGAACTTTCACGATAAGAATTTCCAAGATTCAAGACTAAGGACAGGGAATCTTTCCTTTACCCGTAATCAATCGATATTGCTGGTCAGCCCATTTTCCAATGCCGAAAAAGCCATGGACTACAGAAGGAAGTTCTTAACAGAATTTAAGTACCAAGGATTACCTGAGGAATTAAAAAAGCGTAGTTTTGTAATTTCAATCCAAAACTTCCAACAGCTAAACAAAAGAAAAGACATTGCTGAATACGAGGCCTTCTTTAAGTCCTCCTATTGATACGAACATGAGTAATAAAAAAAACACCACAACATCCCGATCCATAGCAGGCAAGATCATCAAGGTTCTTTGGATCGCCCTTTTCGCAGGTCTTTTTGGCTTCGCTATCTTTGTATGGTCCGTAAGTGTGGACTTTTTAGGTCTCTATGGGGACCTGCCGGACTTTAAGACCTTAGAGAACCCTGACAATGAATTGGCATCTGAGCTCTATTCTGCCGATGGCGTGCTATTGGGGAAATATTACCGGGAGAACAGGTCTCCTGTTTCCTACAACGAACTCTCCAAAAACCTGATCAATGCATTGGTCGCCACTGAAGACATTCGCTTTGAAGACCATTCCGGGATCGATCCAAAAGGTTTGGCGAGGGTGCTTTTCAAAACCATACTGATGGGACAAAGGAGCGCAGGGGGTGGCAGTACACTCAGCCAGCAAACCGCCAAAAACCTCTTTAAAACCAGGGGAGAAGCCTCTCAAGGCACGTTAAGCAGCGTCCCAGGCCTGCGGATGCTCATCATCAAAACCAAAGAGTGGATCGTGGCCACCCAGCTCGAAAAAGCTTATACTAAGGATGAAATCCTTACCATGTACCTGAATACATCAGAGTTTGGCAGTAATGCTTTCGGCATAAAAACAGCTGCCAAGACCTTCTTCAACAAAGACCCCAAGGACCTTAATATTCAGGAGTCCGCAGTGTTGGTAGGACTCTTCAAAGCCCCTACCTATTACAGCCCTGTCTATAATCCCGAAAACTCCACCAGAAGAAGAAATACCGTACTCAACCAAATGCGCAAATACGATTACCTTAATCAGGCGCAATACGATAGCATTTCCCAATTGCCTATCGAGTTGGATTATAATGTGGAGAGCCATAACAGGGGACTGGCCACCTATTTTAGGGAAATTGTGAAGTCAGACTTGCTCAAATGGACCAAGGAAAACCTAAAAGCAGATGGAAAGCCCTATGACCTATATGGCGACGGGCTGCGGATCTACACCACCATTGACAGCCGACTGCAGAAATATGCGGAGGAATCTGTTGATGAGCACATGAGGGAACTACAAGCTAAATTTGTCTCTGAGCTACGGGGCAGGGAACCTTGGGTGGACAGCGACAACCGAGTCATCCCTAACTTCTTGGAGACCATGATCAAAAGGACCGAGGCCTACCGTGTATTGGTCAATAAATATGGCGCAGATTCCGATTCGGTTAAAATCAAACTGAATGAAAAGAAAAATATGAAAGTGTTTTCCTGGGAAAAAGGGGAAATCGACACGGTCATGAGCTCCATGGACTCCCTTCGCTATTATAAAACCTTTCTGCAAGCAGGCTTTGTCTCCATGGATCCCCATAGTGGGCACATCAAGGCATGGGTAGGTGGGCTAAACCACAAATACTTCAAGTATGACCATGTCCGTGAAGGTAAGCGTCAACCCGGCTCAACCTTTAAGCCTTTCGTGTACGCTGCAGCTATTGAAAATGGCTATAGCCCTTGCTACACCGTCGTGGACCAACCTGTGGAAGTAAACATCCCAGGACAGCCTGCTTGGAGCCCCAATAATGCAGACGGCAAATTCACTTACGAGAAAATGACGATCCGACAGGCCATGGCCCAATCCATCAATTCCATCACGGCCTATATGATGAAACAGATCAGCCCAGAAGTGGTCGTTGAAACAGCCCATAGACTTGGCATCACCAGTGACTTGGATCCTGTGCCTGCTTTGGCCTTAGGGACGAGTGATGTATCGATCCTGGAAATGGTAGGAGCCATGAGTACCTTTGCCAACAAAGGAGAACATATCAAGCCTTATTATATCGACCGCATAGAAGATAAAAATGGCAATGTCCTTCATCAGTTCCCTGCTCGAAAAACCCCCGCCATGAACGAAGAGGACGCATACCTGATGCTGCACATGCTTCAAGGTGGTTTCGAAGAACGGGGCGGGACCAGCCAAGGCGTGCCGATGCACCTTCGCGAAGGCAATGAACTTGGTGGCAAAACCGGCACCACGCAAAACGCCTCTGATGGATGGTATATTGGACTCAGTAAAGATTTGGTTTCCGGTGTTTGGGTAGGCGGTGATGACAGGGCTATCCACTTCAGAAGCTGGATCAGTGGCCAAGGTGCACGAACTGCTCGGCCGATCTGGGTGAAATACATGACCAAAGTATATGAAGATCCTACCTTGGGTATTACGAAAGGGACTTTTGAAAAACCTGAACAACCGCTGAGTGTGGAATTGGACTGCGAAGAATACCAAATCCAGACCGATGAATATACGGACTTTGATTATGATCAACGTAGCAACGATTTCTAAAGGGCTACAGTCCTAAGCAACGTTTGAAAGTTATAAAAACAGCTCGCCAAGGGAGCTGTTTTTTTTATATTTGTTTTATGCAAAGTCCTTCATACAGCCCTGAAGAATACCAAAAACTCCCTGATGTTCCGGGGGTCTACAAATATTACAATGAGGAAGATAAACTCATTTATGTAGGTAAAGCCAAGAGCCTCAAAAAGAGGGTGGCCAGCTATTTTGTAAAAAGCACCGGGCTCAACCTAAAAACCCGTAGGATGGTCAAGGAAATCAGGCGAATCGAATTTACCATTGTCAATTCAGAGTTTGATGCGCTGCTGTTAGAAAACAACTTGATCAAAAAAAACCAACCGCGCTATAACATCCTGCTAAAAGACGACAAAACCTATCCCTATTTACTCCTTACCAAAGAGCATTTCCCTCAATTATATCCCACCCGGAAACTCATTCCTTCCCGTGGCACCTACTTTGGACCCTTCGCCAGTGTAAAAGCCATGAACAATATACTGGAACTGATCAGAAGTTTGTTTACGATCAGGACCTGTAAATTGGACCTCAATCCTTATAAAATTGCGGAGCAGAAATATAAAGTTTGTTTGGAATATCACATTGGCAATTGCTTGGGTCCCTGTGAGGGGCTGCAAGGAGAACCGGACTACCTAAAAGACATCGATCAGGCAAAGCATATCCTGAAGGGCAATCTCGGCATCCCGAAGGCTTATTTCAAAAGCAAGATGCAAGAAGCTGCTGAAGACCTTGCTTTTGAAAAGGCACAACGGTTCAAGGACAAACTGGATCTCCTTGAGAAATACCAGGCCAAGTCACTGGTGACCAATCCTCATGTCACCGATCTGGACGTATTTGCCATTGTCTCTGCTGACAAATTTGCCTTCGTCAATTACCTGAACATCAAAAATGGAGCGATCAACATTACCAAAACAGTAGAGCTAAAGAAAAAGCTGGATGAAACCGAGCAAGAGCTGTTGCTGACCGCGATCTTCCGTCTAAAGGACCAATTCCAAAGTGATGCAAAGGAGATTCTCAGCAATATTGACCTTGATGATCCCATCGAAGGACTTCACCTCACAGTGCCTAAAATCGGCGATAAACGAAAGCTGGTAGAGCTCGCGCTGAAAAATGCCATGTACTATAAAAAGGAAAAAGCATTGCTCAGCGGGAAAGCTAAAGAAAAGAAAAACCGGGTAATTCTTCAGCTCCAAAAGGACCTATCCCTCAAAGAGGCTCCCGACCATATCGAGTGTTTTGACAACTCCAATATCCAAGGAGCTTACCCTGTGGCCAGCATGGTTTGCTTTATGGATGGGAAACCAGCCAAAAAGGAATACCGTCACTTCCACGTCAAAACAGTAGAAGGCCCTGATGACTTTGCCAGCATGACGGAGATCGTAGGGAGAAGGTACAAACGGCTCCTTAAGGAAAACAAACCACTCCCCAAGCTGATTGTCATTGATGGGGGAAAAGGACAACTCTCCGCTGCTGTGGAAGCGCTAAAAAGCCTTGATATTTATGGTCAGGTTCCCATCATTGGCATTGCCAAAAAGCTGGAGGAAATCTATTTCCCTGGAGATTCTTTTCCGCTGCACATCGATAAAAAATCGGAATCCCTTCGCCTGATTCAGCGGGTTCGGGATGAAGCCCACCGTTTTGCCATTACCTTTCACAGGGACATCAGAAGTAAGGATTCCTTTAAAACGGCCTTGGATACCATCGAAGGAATCGGTCCTTCTACCTCTAACAAACTCCTAAAACATTATAAATCCTTGAAAAAAATCCGGGAAGCTTCAGAAGAAGACCTTGCTCAGATCATTGGCAAGGATAAAGCAAGTCGGATCATCAACTTTATAAAGCAAGAAAGCAGGTAACGTTAATTACCTGCTTTCTTTTTTTTACTGCATTCGATTAGGCTAACCGCTGAGGTTCTTTTACCATTCCCAAAGGCTATTTTCAAATTCCAGCAAATCATACTCAAACTTCAGCCCATCCAAATACGCTTGCAGTTCGGGATTGGGATTCTCTGGATTGACCATGTCTGCAATCAAGGCATCGTCTGCATTGGAATACTTCCTGACCACGGACTTAAACAGCCTTAGGTCAAACGCCTGACTGTAGGACAAATCCTTAGAAGTATTTTGGAAATTGATCCATTTTGCTTCTGGATGATTTTTAAAATATTCGTAAAAGTCCTTGAAACGAATGTATGCAATGCTCTTCTCGCCTGCATTGGCATTGGTCTGAGAAGGCATCACCAGATGAATGTACTTCACATCAAATTTCACCTGCGAATGGTGCTTATCAAACAAGAAGTCTTCCTTAAAGTCCAAGTAATACAGGTTTTTCACGAAAATACTGTCCCCATTAGCGGACATCCAGAAGTTGTTCTGGAAATCTGCAATAGACAGTGGCTCGGTAAATTCCTCATCGGCAAACAACTCAAAAGCGTTTTCCTCTGTCACCGCCTTGTAGATACTGTACATGATGCCATTTCGTTTGGTATCTCCAGTACCGTACAGCGGGTGGTTGTACTTTTCACGAAGGTCTACCCTTCTCCATACCCCGATCTGATACATTTTATCATCCTCCCGAATGGGATGGGCAGAAAAAACGGTATCCACTTCAAACTGTCTATCTCCCGTGACCGAGGGATCCACACTTGTAGATCCTGTTTGGCCAAAAACCCGAGGGCTGACAGCCATCAATATCACCATCAGGAATGGAGCTATGTATTTCATTTCAATTCGTTTCATAACCATATGTTTTTCTTCTCAAAGAAAATACCGTCAACCACACTCCGATTACTTGATAGCAATCCGTTCAATATGGTTCACATTACTTTTAATCTTTTGACCTTGGAAGTTTGTACGCGTTACTTCGGTCACTTGAATTACCAAATTGTCACCGCTTCTGGCAGCGGCAAGTAATTGCCTGATCGCTACATCTTCACCATTAATGTTGACCTGTTCCCGAGGCACTTCATTTCTCAGAAGTTTTACTACACCTCCAGACACCTGAAACCTCGCGTCCTTCGGCATGGTCCTGCCAAAGGTAGGTTCCGGTACCGCTTTTATTTTAAGCTGAGAAGGCCCAGGAGCAGGAAAGGGAACGCTCATATCGATCTCCTTATCTCCATTATATGCCGCAATGGTCGGTGCCGGTACTGGACGGATATCATACGTAACCGTGCCGATTTTTGCGCCACCACTGCTTACGCCAATATTGACTTTTCCTGAATTGGCCGGGATAATGGTCACATCACCGGGATTACTGCCCTTGATCGCCTGACCATTGGTCACCGCGAATTCCGGGGCGTAACTGTTGCCCAATGCAGGAACTTTAATGCTCAGTTCGTTAGCACACTGTGCATATAGCTGCTGGATAGCTTCGGCTGTCACCTCGATGGTCGGATTGGCCACGAAGTATTCATAGTTCACATTCAAAAGACTATCCTTGCCATCAATGTTCACCACTACTTCACCTTCCAAGGTGCGCTTTGCCAAGCCTCTATCATCATAGCTATCTGCCGGACCAACAGGGAAGCTGATTTTACCAAATCCATTTTCCACCGGAATCTCTTTTCCGTTTACACTCATCTTAGGCTGAGCCGAAGAGGAGGCGGAAGCAATAAATAGGTTTCCTTCAAACTTGGTACCGGCTGCCACGATATTGGAATTGGCAGAGACCATGGGCTCGAAGATATCCGCTTTATAATAAAACGATCCCAAAGAACGGGTTAGTGCCCCCAGCGATTCTGACTCGATGTTGAGGACTTCATTTTGGTACTGGCTGATAATGGCCAAAACCGCTCCAATAGGGGATTTAACGAAATTCAGGTTCACAAAATCCTTGTACCTTACATCAGGATCATTTTTAAACATGTCAATTTCGTTGGCATCCTTAGCGATTTTTTCAAATTCCAAAGGAATTCCTACTCCACTCAATAATGCTCCAATCTCCTCTGGGTACCGGTTAAGACGCTCCTGCATCTCGTACCCTTTCTTGTTATTATTGAAGATATTCCCTGCTATATCCGTGTTTTTCAAGGCACTGTTTTTATACTGGCCTTCATCGTTCTTTGCATTGGACTGCGTGATCAGTTCCTGCTTAAGCCCCTCCAGATAAGAAAAGATTTCAGAAGTCTTTTCCCTGATCTGCTTGGCAGCTTCTACCTTGGGCAGGTCCTTTTCATTGTTGCCTTGCTGCTCTACCGTTCCTTCGATATTACTGACAATCGACGCGTTCTTTTCAATATAGTTCTTGGAAGTTCTTTCCAAACCATCATTCAGAAGAATGAACTTCTGCAATATCTGATTACTTACTTGTAGCGCCAAAAGAGCGGTCAGAACGAGATACATCATCCCGATCATCTTCTGCCTTGGCGTCTCTTTTCCACCGGCCATATATATCCAGTTAAATTATTAGTCCTACAATAAATTTAATTACCCTTTCATGGCGGTAAGCATACCACCATAAATGTTGTTGAGTGAGCTAACGTTTTTGTTTAGCTTAGCCAGTTCAGCCTTGAATGTTTCAGTTTCCTTGCCTGCTTCATTCAATCCCTCCATGGCTGCGGTAACGTTAGAATAAAATTTATTGAGCACTTTAACATGACTGTTTGCATCTTGCAATTCCATCTCGTACACTGCATTCAGTGCGGATAAATTTTGTGTCACAGATACTACCTGATCCCTGTAATCCTTTGCTTCTTGGGAGGCATTGGACATTTCTGAAAGGGCAGCAGCTGTTTTGCTATAAGACTGGTTGATGTCGACCAATGTTTTGGAGGCTACTTTCACATTCTCCGCATATTCATTGGTAGCCAAAGCAGCATCTGCCACGGTTCCCATCTTTTGGGTGGAATCTGCGAGGTTTTTAAGGCCTTTTCCAAGGTTATCGATAAGGTCAGGGCCGATATTGGCATCTTCCAACATTTTATCCAGTTTTTGGGCGGTCTGGTCACCGGAGGTTTGAACGGCAGCCCTTGCTTTGCGCGGTGCTATTGGGGCCGACTCATCTGCCAGTTCAGGATAAACCCTGCTCCAGTCCACTTCTTCGGTTTTTGGTTCGAAAGCAGATAGAAAGAAAATTGCAGCTTCCGTGGATAATCCCACGCCGATCATTAGAGAAGCACCCTCCCAATCCAGAATCTTGAACATCGCTCCCAAGATCACGACAGCGGCACCGATCCCATAAATTTTTGGCATAATTGATCCATAAAATTTGTGGGCAAAAGAAGTTTCTTTGTGTTTAGCCATAGGTAGTAAAAGTATGGTTTGTTAAATTAATGTGTTAAGTGTGTGTGTATGTGTTTATTTGATTAGCGTCTTCTGGTGGCCCGGACATCCATGGATCCTGAACGACCGATAAAGGTCATTACCGTCCTGAAGCCAATATGGGCTGTCTTGACATCTTGGTATTCGTAAGTACGGGTGCTGGTCTCTAAATAGTGTGCGATATCCTTCCAAGAACCTCCACGAACGACTTTTCTTGATTCATTTTCATCCTCGTATTTTGGATCCAAATCCCAGGTCAGGGCACTTCCTGCTGGGTTATAAGCATCTTCCACCCACTCGGACACATTTCCTGCCATGTTATAAATGCCGAAGTTATTTGGTGCATAAGCATCCACCGGCGCGGTATACGCAAAACCATCATCGATGTAATTCCCCCTACCGGGCTTGAAGTTTGCCATTAAGCAACCTCTTCTGTTTTTTAAGTATGGTCCACCCCAAGGATATTTGGCGATTTCCTTACCTCCTTTAGCGGCATATTCCCACTCTGCTTCAGATGGCAACCGGAACCTTGGCATGTCATATTCAGATTTATCATTGGCATTCATATGATAAGTCTTCCACTCACAGAATTTTTTGGCCTGCTCCCAGCTGATCCCCACTACAGGATAATCGTCAAAAGCCGGGTGCTCAAAATAGTACTCCATCAAAGGGTCACCATAGTGATGGGTAAAGCTCTGTGACCATACAGTAGTATCCGGTACCAATTCATCAATATTAAATTGCGGTGGGTCTTTCAGCGTGGTAGGAGTAGACAGGGCCAACTCTCCCATTCTGACGGCCTCCAAAAATTGACGGTATTTGTTATTGGACACTTCATACTTGTCCATATAAAATTCAGATATCGTAACCTGTTTGTTCAGGGAGGATTTACTGACAGCAATATCTTCATCTGCCTGGCCCATCCAGAATGTCCCTGCCTTTACAGGGACCATTTCATGGGGAAGGGTCTGTTGCCACCCTGACCGATCAGGTACACCGGTAACCTCTCCAGACCTGTTGGCCTTTTCGCTAGCAGAACCCTTGCTACCAAATAGGCCACAACCCTGCAAAAGTGCCATGGAAAGTAGCATCACGACCCCTGTCAAAAATCGTGAGTTCATTTTCTTGTACATATAAGACAATTTTGTTGACAATTCTTTAATTCTTCGATTAACGTGTATTTACCAAGATCGAAATTTAAGAGAAAATACCAAAACATTGCAAAAAATCGGACAAAATTAACGGTTATTTAAAACCGAAATCTTGGCGTTCGTTGTATGATACTTTCTATTTTTTTCGTTACGGCTGGTAAATTATACGTTAACATAAACTCATGAGAGGTCGGAGCTTTCGCTTCGTTTCCACCCATTACCAAATCAAATGCATACCCTATTCTTAGGGATTTATCTCTTAACAATTTATACCCCATCAAAACAGATAAAGACTCTTCCCCTCTGTAGGCCACCCCTCCACTCAAACGATCATCATATGTCGCTATAACGCTCACATCATAGGAAAAATTATTGAACCCCGCACTTTTTAACAAGATACTTGGGTCAAATGTCACTTGTGCAAAAGTCCTTATCTTATACCCCACCATCAAATAACTGTGGTTGACCAGTTGGTTATCGAAGGAATTTTCTCCAAAATCAAATGTCGGCTCATTGATGTGCCGGCTGCTGAGGGCCAAGTAATACTTCGGGGCTTCATAAAGAATCCCTGCACCGACATTGGCGCTCATCTGACTTTCATTGCCGCTAGAAGGAATAGTCGGGTCCGGATTCACCACATCGATCTCATCGTATTTAATGGTATTGGAAAACATGCCTCCAGAAACACCAAAACTCAGGACACCCCTTCTAATTTTTTTATGGTACGCCAAGGATATATTCGCCTCTTGGCTGGTAGCAGGCCCAATGTCATCATTGGTGAAGGATACTCCCCAGCCGATCGCCGTACCGGGAATCCTTCCAGAGGCCGTTACCAATTGGGTCGTCGGGGCGCCACCATTCCCGGATGATGTCGTGTACCCTAGCCATTGGCTTCTGTGCAGGGCAGAAAATCGATACCCTGTATGATTTCCCGAAAAGGCAGGATTATAAAACAGTCCATTGTACATGTACTGTGAAAACTGGGCATCTTGCTGTGCATAAACCACCGAAGGGCAAATCCCTCCGATGAGTACTCCTGAAAAAAATATAAAACAAAGGTAAATTCTCTTTTTCATGCGCTTCAAAAGTATATTGAATCAATATGACTAGTCTACACAATTATAATCGAATTTACCTTATAAATGTTGGGAATTTTTAGATGTTATTCACTTTTTTTATGTACAATTCAAGCGCTCCTGTCATACTTGGCGCATTTGGCATGGGTGCCTCAATGTCCAAAATCAGGTTTTGGTCCTTTACACTCTTGGAAGTGGTAGGCCCAAAAGCCGCTATCCTTGTCGCCCCTTGGTCAAAATCCGGAAAATTATGTATCAATGATTTGATGCCTGATGGGCTGTAAAAAGCCAGGATATCATACTTGATATCTTTCAGGTCCGACAAATCCGCCGCTACGGTATGGTAAATAACGGCTTCTGTAAATTCGATATTGGCCTTGGCCAAGTAATCCGGAATATCATTTTTACGGATATCTGAACAAGGAAAAAGGTACTTTTCGCCCTTATGCTTCTTGAAGTAATCAAACAAATCCGCCGCTGTCCTTACACCGACAAACAACTTGCGTTTTCTGATCACGATGTACTTCTGAAGATAATGAGCTGTCTGCTCTGAAATACAAAAGTACTTCATGTCAGCAGGCATTTCAATTTTGAGTTCCTGGCAAATCTTAAAGAAATGATCGATAGCATTCCGGCTTGTAAAAATAACGGCCGTATGCTTAAGAATATCGATTTTTTGCTTTCTAAACTCTCGGATAGAAACAGGTTCTACCTGTATAAAAGGCCTGAAATCAATTTTCAGATTGTATTTCTCGGCCAACTGAAAATAAGGAGACTTGGCATCTGAGGGTCGAGGCTGAGAAACCAAAATACTCTTCACCGGCCGAAATCTGTCCTTGGTAGATTTTGTCATATGCTCTTTTTCTTCTTTTGTTTTCTCTGGTATTTTTCCCGTTTAGCCAATGATCAATTTAACGATCACTAAAAAGGGAACCAATTCCGAACTGCAAAGGTAAGAAAATAAATGGTAACTTTTAAAAGGGACTTTTTTTAACATTAAGTAAAACAGTCTAAATATTCCCACCAAATAAACCACCAAAAAAGCACAAATGGCATAATTCATCATTTCGTCCATTGCGGTGTATCCCTGAAGGTAAAATCCCATGATGACAACATACAAAATCAACAACACCAACATCAAACTCTTTACCATATAGAAAAACTGACTAAAATCAATTTTATCCAAATGATAAACCATCGCAAAAATCTTAATCCAAAGATATTTTAAAAAGGACATCACCATAAAAATCATGGCGCCTGAGAGCCATATCAATAGCAAGGCATTGAGCCCTTCACCAAAATACTCCGACAATAGACCAATGCCTGCAAAATGCAAAAAGGAAAACGCAAACAACGACATGAGCATACTGAATACCAACATGTAAAAAATCACATCGGATGAAAACAGCTTCATCCCCCCACTGCTGTCGGAAAACTCCTCTTGAAACAGGGACACAGGCCTCAATGCCGACTGGAACACCATCGGATAAGTCACCTTAAACAACGCGACCAACGCCAATACCACGACAAAGGCCAAAATCAAAAAATCCTTTACCGGATCCTTTTCCCTTAACTGCTCGACAGCAGCATCTTTTCCTTCTTTCACAGGCTCACCCTGTGTAAAAACTCCTTTCTTAATGGACACTTCTCCATCTGCCACCCCTTTCTTGTACACCCTCATCGGAATACTTTTGGCATTTTCGCCAATGGCGGCTTTTAGCTGCGCTATCGGAATGATAAAACTCGTGTCTGAAGAAGCATAAAGCCATAATTTCTCCCCTAGGAAAACAGCA comes from Echinicola vietnamensis DSM 17526 and encodes:
- a CDS encoding tetratricopeptide repeat protein; this translates as MRKTSNFLIFLFFLLLGCSSERNTFTNRLYHNVTARFNAYFLAKEKIGEAEASFKDAYQEDYTQVLPVYFPIDSAAVDANAEKLNEARELAGKAIDWHRISQWVDDSYFLLGLIDYYEANTDDAINTYKYLNVNSKDDEVRHQALIQLLRIFVEQRKFDDASYVIDFLSKETDISKENKQTLYKTLAYYYEARHEKDGVIAALEKCIELTTDNHEKSRLNFILGQLYQRAGFDALAYDFYNDASEGNPPYELAFFSQLYAQQVAELEKSKDLKKVRDYYDDLYKDRKNTDLRDVVLYERALFELKQHETEDAIDLLHRAAQEPGKLEKQKGYIYQKLAEIFFDEREDYRASKYYLDSALQHFKPTDASYSALSSKKEILDRYTANYELLTENDSLLRLSQMSPEAQEEVAENYIRAEEERLIAEAQAKTEQKNSGIFDNLLAFGGNTAASTFYFDNPTAVQKGEIEFFRNWGNRALEDNWRRKSSSFGNTVSSVPTTTDTTATKQISQEDSIRGILPNKEALLANIPKDQEKLAQLNDQMEGARLELGKVLFFDLDKPDLAREYLTDLLQFHPDSEKKSEAYYTLYLIEKETGGSTAYYVSRLNNEFPDSPFTKSVNNPLSENSGTAANKTAEANYKKAYHAFQSGDYNTAKSLTQTTLDNYPLTSVSDKLMLLDIMLTGKLAAAERYQERLEEYIENSENPELTKMARNMLEALTGEKAEMQMTTSDTTAVSDSLSVTKTKEAVASDSLDVEKQIYKLNKAQTHIFILAIDPEVITETKNLSAELENFHDKNFQDSRLRTGNLSFTRNQSILLVSPFSNAEKAMDYRRKFLTEFKYQGLPEELKKRSFVISIQNFQQLNKRKDIAEYEAFFKSSY
- a CDS encoding penicillin-binding protein 1A — its product is MSNKKNTTTSRSIAGKIIKVLWIALFAGLFGFAIFVWSVSVDFLGLYGDLPDFKTLENPDNELASELYSADGVLLGKYYRENRSPVSYNELSKNLINALVATEDIRFEDHSGIDPKGLARVLFKTILMGQRSAGGGSTLSQQTAKNLFKTRGEASQGTLSSVPGLRMLIIKTKEWIVATQLEKAYTKDEILTMYLNTSEFGSNAFGIKTAAKTFFNKDPKDLNIQESAVLVGLFKAPTYYSPVYNPENSTRRRNTVLNQMRKYDYLNQAQYDSISQLPIELDYNVESHNRGLATYFREIVKSDLLKWTKENLKADGKPYDLYGDGLRIYTTIDSRLQKYAEESVDEHMRELQAKFVSELRGREPWVDSDNRVIPNFLETMIKRTEAYRVLVNKYGADSDSVKIKLNEKKNMKVFSWEKGEIDTVMSSMDSLRYYKTFLQAGFVSMDPHSGHIKAWVGGLNHKYFKYDHVREGKRQPGSTFKPFVYAAAIENGYSPCYTVVDQPVEVNIPGQPAWSPNNADGKFTYEKMTIRQAMAQSINSITAYMMKQISPEVVVETAHRLGITSDLDPVPALALGTSDVSILEMVGAMSTFANKGEHIKPYYIDRIEDKNGNVLHQFPARKTPAMNEEDAYLMLHMLQGGFEERGGTSQGVPMHLREGNELGGKTGTTQNASDGWYIGLSKDLVSGVWVGGDDRAIHFRSWISGQGARTARPIWVKYMTKVYEDPTLGITKGTFEKPEQPLSVELDCEEYQIQTDEYTDFDYDQRSNDF
- the uvrC gene encoding excinuclease ABC subunit UvrC, with protein sequence MQSPSYSPEEYQKLPDVPGVYKYYNEEDKLIYVGKAKSLKKRVASYFVKSTGLNLKTRRMVKEIRRIEFTIVNSEFDALLLENNLIKKNQPRYNILLKDDKTYPYLLLTKEHFPQLYPTRKLIPSRGTYFGPFASVKAMNNILELIRSLFTIRTCKLDLNPYKIAEQKYKVCLEYHIGNCLGPCEGLQGEPDYLKDIDQAKHILKGNLGIPKAYFKSKMQEAAEDLAFEKAQRFKDKLDLLEKYQAKSLVTNPHVTDLDVFAIVSADKFAFVNYLNIKNGAINITKTVELKKKLDETEQELLLTAIFRLKDQFQSDAKEILSNIDLDDPIEGLHLTVPKIGDKRKLVELALKNAMYYKKEKALLSGKAKEKKNRVILQLQKDLSLKEAPDHIECFDNSNIQGAYPVASMVCFMDGKPAKKEYRHFHVKTVEGPDDFASMTEIVGRRYKRLLKENKPLPKLIVIDGGKGQLSAAVEALKSLDIYGQVPIIGIAKKLEEIYFPGDSFPLHIDKKSESLRLIQRVRDEAHRFAITFHRDIRSKDSFKTALDTIEGIGPSTSNKLLKHYKSLKKIREASEEDLAQIIGKDKASRIINFIKQESR
- the gldN gene encoding gliding motility protein GldN, with amino-acid sequence MVILMAVSPRVFGQTGSTSVDPSVTGDRQFEVDTVFSAHPIREDDKMYQIGVWRRVDLREKYNHPLYGTGDTKRNGIMYSIYKAVTEENAFELFADEEFTEPLSIADFQNNFWMSANGDSIFVKNLYYLDFKEDFLFDKHHSQVKFDVKYIHLVMPSQTNANAGEKSIAYIRFKDFYEYFKNHPEAKWINFQNTSKDLSYSQAFDLRLFKSVVRKYSNADDALIADMVNPENPNPELQAYLDGLKFEYDLLEFENSLWEW